In Wolinella succinogenes DSM 1740, a single genomic region encodes these proteins:
- a CDS encoding YhcH/YjgK/YiaL family protein: MAIVGSLDRFEGLCKKTQALQCVWDYMKSAMQEGNEARERITKLPLKSPQKLDLGNGIFVIEQAYMTKPYEEAFFESHQKYIDFQLVLAGKEIFATGEKGDFALVEPYNEAKDLIVYSPLEKECSSLVLHQGFLAILFPYDVHAGSLKVGKESERVSKSVIKVPVELVKHSL; this comes from the coding sequence ATGGCAATTGTTGGAAGCTTGGATCGATTTGAGGGTTTGTGCAAAAAGACGCAAGCGTTACAGTGCGTGTGGGATTACATGAAAAGTGCCATGCAAGAAGGAAATGAAGCGCGAGAGCGTATCACAAAACTTCCGCTCAAATCTCCGCAAAAGCTTGATCTAGGGAATGGGATTTTTGTGATTGAGCAGGCATACATGACCAAGCCTTATGAAGAAGCTTTTTTTGAGAGCCATCAGAAGTATATAGATTTTCAATTGGTTTTAGCGGGGAAAGAGATATTTGCTACGGGTGAAAAGGGTGATTTCGCCCTAGTTGAACCCTATAATGAGGCAAAAGATCTGATCGTCTATTCTCCGCTTGAAAAAGAGTGCTCCTCGCTGGTGCTGCACCAAGGATTTTTGGCGATTCTCTTTCCTTATGATGTCCATGCGGGCTCTTTGAAAGTTGGAAAAGAGAGCGAAAGAGTCAGCAAAAGTGTCATTAAGGTTCCCGTGGAGCTTGTGAAACACTCGCTGTGA